attttgattttttctatttagtaaaaaatttataataaattatgaaaaagtaaaaaaataaacaatctaaattttaaaaacaaattattttcagcaaaaaactaaaaaaacaaacaacataaagtatgtttgataataattttacaaaaggtttctaatatttttaacgtttgaatgataatttttttaaatattataaatattataaatattttcaaaaatcactataaaatgaACTCTTAATATACATATCATCCTTCTTAATAGTTTATAATTAGTATAATACTTCATATACCCGCTGGTCCatagataattttaatttttttttcttttttcatattatccgtaaaggtaaaaaaaaaaaaaaatggaaaagatgtCCAGCCATTGAAAAAACTAATAagattcctaaaaaataattttctttaaaaaagaaaacaagggaGTGCTTTTAAATGAAGCTTTTGGAATAAGAATTAAGCCAATCAAGTGATGAGGAGCGGTTGACTCTTTGCCTTGGAGAAGGGGTTAACGCTGAGGGCGTCCATTTAAAGCTGCGTCCATTTAAAGCTGCATCAAGCTCTGAACTCTTAAACCCATTTCCGTCTCCATCTCGCAAAGCCCTCTGTGTCGGTGGATCAGATCAAGATCAAGATCAAAAATGGGTATAATCAGAAGCAGTTTCATGTTCATGGTGGGAACCGTCTGTGGAGTGTATGTCGCTCAGAACTACAACGTTCCCAATGTCAGGAAACTGGCTAATACTGGCCTTGTCATGGCTAAGCACATCGAGGAGAATTATCGCAAGCCCAAAAAGAATCGAGACGACGACGTTTCCGATTAGACTTCCGTTCGGGtgtcttcttcattttctagggttttctcAATTTACGACGATTTCTGAGGATCTCTTGTAATTCTCATTGAAAGTGATATTGAGTAATTGAAAAGggtgattttgttttt
The sequence above is drawn from the Vitis riparia cultivar Riparia Gloire de Montpellier isolate 1030 chromosome 15, EGFV_Vit.rip_1.0, whole genome shotgun sequence genome and encodes:
- the LOC117932084 gene encoding uncharacterized protein LOC117932084; its protein translation is MGIIRSSFMFMVGTVCGVYVAQNYNVPNVRKLANTGLVMAKHIEENYRKPKKNRDDDVSD